One segment of Ureibacillus thermophilus DNA contains the following:
- a CDS encoding ECF transporter S component, with product MQQNPSRKITTIRLTTCAMFMAMIVALSSFGVPVPGGHLYFVDIAIVLAAILLNPVEAFIVAGFGSFLGDFLFYPPPMFVSLVTHGLQALVISIFSHKVMKSKPILASGLGVAIGVIIMVTGYTLGKIYVYATLEYAILKLPYEIAQGAIGAILGMILCWKCGIHKLYDKMILSRNSL from the coding sequence ATGCAGCAAAACCCATCAAGGAAAATCACAACTATCCGTTTGACAACTTGTGCTATGTTTATGGCCATGATTGTAGCCCTTAGCTCTTTTGGAGTCCCTGTTCCTGGAGGACATCTGTATTTCGTTGATATTGCGATTGTTCTGGCAGCCATTTTACTAAACCCTGTTGAAGCTTTCATTGTGGCAGGTTTTGGTTCATTTTTAGGGGATTTTCTTTTTTATCCGCCTCCAATGTTTGTTTCCCTTGTTACTCACGGGCTACAAGCTTTGGTAATCTCAATCTTTTCCCATAAGGTGATGAAAAGCAAGCCAATTCTTGCTTCAGGATTAGGGGTAGCCATTGGTGTCATCATCATGGTTACAGGCTATACCCTTGGAAAAATCTATGTATACGCTACTTTAGAATACGCCATTCTGAAACTTCCATATGAAATCGCTCAAGGAGCAATCGGTGCTATATTAGGGATGATTTTATGCTGGAAATGCGGAATTCATAAACTGTATGACAAAATGATTCTTAGTAGAAATTCATTATAA
- the tnpA gene encoding IS66 family insertion sequence element accessory protein TnpA, whose protein sequence is MPKNPELRKVWEQRIADYRKSGQTQVNWCKENQWSIHQFKYWLRKIENPIKNQGKSTKWASVTLEDHSQTVENSLRIEISGISIVEKVIRNTMIFCILT, encoded by the coding sequence ATGCCTAAGAATCCTGAATTACGAAAGGTTTGGGAACAACGAATCGCTGACTATCGTAAAAGCGGTCAAACTCAAGTAAACTGGTGCAAGGAAAATCAATGGAGTATTCACCAGTTTAAATACTGGTTAAGAAAAATTGAAAATCCAATAAAAAATCAAGGAAAGTCTACAAAATGGGCATCCGTTACCCTAGAAGATCATTCACAAACAGTTGAAAATTCATTACGGATTGAAATTAGTGGGATTTCAATTGTTGAAAAAGTTATTAGAAATACAATGATATTTTGTATTTTAACTTGA
- a CDS encoding M48 family metalloprotease, whose protein sequence is MHLCIRYAFCNTFLLTISPYLISLTSLFTTLIISLILYVSSFTLHFVFSQRRELSADRFASSFVGKECAKETLSILQEQKLVPEKSYSLFETHPSIKKRIENIS, encoded by the coding sequence GTGCATTTATGCATTCGTTATGCGTTTTGCAACACGTTCTTATTAACTATATCGCCTTACTTAATTTCACTAACATCTTTATTTACAACTTTAATAATTTCATTAATCCTTTATGTTTCTTCGTTTACTCTACACTTTGTTTTTTCACAGCGGCGCGAATTATCTGCTGATCGATTCGCAAGTTCATTTGTCGGAAAAGAATGTGCAAAGGAAACTCTTAGTATTCTGCAAGAACAGAAACTTGTCCCTGAAAAAAGTTATAGCTTGTTTGAAACTCACCCTAGTATTAAGAAGAGGATAGAAAATATTAGTTAG